From the Phycisphaerae bacterium genome, one window contains:
- a CDS encoding DUF962 domain-containing protein translates to MPRWLSKWFERHRHPASLVLHLVGIPLTVAAVLLAVVQFCQWRWDLWWRPTSLLIAGYLLQWIGHRIEGNDMGELILVKKRLGRPYVAVSPKYARKAFRQSDL, encoded by the coding sequence ATGCCTCGATGGCTCTCCAAATGGTTTGAGCGGCATCGGCATCCGGCGTCGCTGGTGCTTCACCTGGTTGGTATTCCGCTGACGGTGGCCGCGGTGCTCCTGGCCGTCGTACAGTTCTGCCAGTGGAGGTGGGATCTGTGGTGGCGGCCGACGAGCTTGCTGATTGCGGGCTATCTGCTGCAATGGATCGGCCATCGGATCGAAGGCAACGATATGGGGGAGTTAATCCTGGTGAAGAAACGGCTGGGCCGGCCGTATGTGGCCGTGTCACCGAAATACGCACGAAAGGCTTTTAGGCAGTCAGACCTCTAG
- a CDS encoding glycoside hydrolase family 31 protein, with protein sequence MKANEKNCVSFSGCFFSLVLLPLAVWCGSSAAASAGQAEADSVHPVYRLNSSHWHALGLFEWTKENRRFWGDRPLPPDNRFDTSATYEGLAGKVAWIEVPEWDQDNKVHEIREKLKPRETRHSAAAYLYRRIDSPAETDAILYLGFDDGLVLNLNGEIIFERFFYRNTEPRQEAIPIRLKQGRNDLLLKIIDKDNTGGSAFCFDIRPSLPPDEHVRLLEDLITRQSNEPVRALDTRCRLMHLYRQTGQLAKADATAQEVLSIQASVAELKEAAQRFLETRPGGIGRITGYTVEAQRATFHTERGKLHVGYWRDTAPRVTFVPTDTAWPYPPSHRPLPVGWETPNKSGINAVTDAEDRFVVKGIAVPVEVFKDGSGIAFLHEGRRRFVELGMRPSLKRVVWSQAKTFKGPFEEIVFHLDTREGVFGMGNRYDALNRRGRLNIIGNCDRAFGESHFTLPHFLTQGRDALFINSFGDGEIGVDRPEAENMAVCQLQEDVIDLFYFAGPPRALVRQYADLTGHTVMPPDWTLGVWMSRNSYENEAVVLDVARKLREHKVPAHVLVLEAWREDGKDWMSWNTERWPRHQAMCKTLHEMGFKIVLWTMQFHIYNLARPQPYEQEAFDNRYFVMDGERPWGYEQGQEKNSYIVDFFNPAACAWWERQYRRLFDPVIGIDGLKTDIGENNGGTTWQGWKNINNIYALGYLRCAWDMTKDITGEGMVFARTGTVGTQRYPILWAGDHSAWFQGMQEAFNAMMNAGLSGYAWTSFDIGGLYGDLDKETYVRMAQMGAFCPIMQVHGQGRREPYDFGDYGEQATEVFNRYATWYMRLKPYRIAAGREACETGVPIIRPLWMDHPDDPECYEAEYEYLFGPDVLVAPIVSYNHTRKVYLPRGQWIDWWTGERIVGGRYLRVTMPLEQVPLYVKPGSLVLRLSPGSGGGNEKSE encoded by the coding sequence ATGAAAGCCAACGAAAAGAACTGCGTCTCCTTTTCAGGGTGCTTTTTCAGTCTGGTACTGCTCCCACTCGCCGTATGGTGCGGCTCATCTGCGGCAGCAAGCGCTGGGCAGGCCGAGGCAGACAGCGTCCACCCCGTCTATCGCCTCAACAGCAGTCACTGGCACGCCCTGGGGCTTTTCGAATGGACGAAAGAGAACCGCAGGTTCTGGGGCGACCGGCCGCTGCCGCCGGACAACCGCTTTGACACTTCAGCGACCTATGAGGGCCTGGCCGGGAAAGTTGCGTGGATTGAGGTGCCCGAGTGGGATCAGGACAACAAGGTCCACGAGATCAGAGAGAAGCTCAAGCCACGAGAAACCAGACACAGCGCGGCGGCCTATCTGTACCGGCGAATCGACTCGCCCGCTGAGACGGACGCCATCCTATACCTCGGCTTCGACGACGGTCTCGTACTGAACCTCAACGGCGAGATCATCTTTGAGCGTTTCTTCTATCGCAACACCGAGCCCCGGCAGGAGGCGATTCCGATTCGCCTCAAGCAGGGCCGGAACGACCTGTTGCTGAAAATCATCGACAAGGATAACACCGGCGGCAGCGCGTTTTGCTTTGATATCAGGCCGTCGCTGCCTCCGGACGAACACGTGCGGCTGCTTGAGGACCTGATTACCCGGCAGTCCAATGAACCCGTGCGCGCGCTTGACACCAGGTGCCGGCTCATGCACCTCTACCGCCAGACCGGGCAATTGGCAAAAGCCGACGCCACCGCACAGGAGGTTTTGTCCATCCAAGCCTCCGTGGCTGAACTGAAGGAAGCCGCCCAGCGGTTTCTCGAAACGCGGCCCGGCGGCATCGGCCGTATCACCGGTTACACCGTTGAAGCACAGCGAGCCACTTTCCACACGGAACGGGGCAAGCTGCACGTCGGCTACTGGCGGGACACGGCTCCGCGGGTGACTTTCGTTCCGACGGACACCGCCTGGCCCTATCCCCCGTCGCACCGTCCGCTGCCCGTCGGCTGGGAGACGCCCAACAAGAGCGGCATCAACGCAGTGACTGATGCCGAGGACCGGTTTGTCGTAAAGGGGATAGCAGTCCCGGTGGAGGTCTTCAAGGACGGTTCCGGAATCGCATTCCTGCACGAAGGTCGCAGGCGATTCGTCGAGTTGGGCATGCGCCCCAGTCTCAAGCGGGTGGTATGGTCACAGGCGAAGACATTCAAAGGCCCATTCGAGGAAATAGTGTTTCACCTCGACACGCGGGAAGGCGTCTTTGGAATGGGGAACCGTTACGACGCCCTCAACCGCCGGGGCAGACTCAACATCATCGGGAACTGCGACCGGGCGTTTGGTGAATCGCACTTCACTCTTCCGCATTTCCTGACCCAGGGTCGCGACGCGCTGTTTATCAACAGCTTCGGCGACGGCGAGATCGGCGTGGACCGACCGGAGGCAGAGAATATGGCCGTCTGCCAGTTGCAGGAGGACGTGATCGACCTGTTCTATTTCGCGGGGCCGCCTCGGGCCCTCGTGCGTCAATACGCCGATCTCACCGGTCATACTGTCATGCCGCCCGATTGGACGCTCGGGGTGTGGATGTCCCGCAACTCCTACGAGAACGAAGCGGTAGTTCTCGATGTAGCCCGCAAGCTCCGCGAGCACAAGGTGCCGGCCCACGTACTGGTGCTCGAGGCCTGGCGTGAGGATGGAAAGGATTGGATGTCCTGGAACACTGAACGATGGCCACGTCACCAGGCAATGTGCAAAACTCTTCATGAGATGGGTTTCAAGATCGTCCTTTGGACCATGCAGTTCCACATCTACAACTTGGCCCGACCGCAACCGTACGAACAGGAAGCTTTCGACAATCGATACTTCGTCATGGACGGCGAGCGACCATGGGGCTACGAGCAGGGCCAAGAGAAGAACTCTTACATTGTCGACTTCTTCAATCCCGCCGCTTGTGCGTGGTGGGAGCGGCAGTACCGCCGGCTCTTCGACCCGGTTATCGGCATTGACGGCCTGAAGACCGACATCGGGGAGAACAACGGCGGCACGACCTGGCAGGGGTGGAAGAACATCAACAACATCTACGCTCTCGGCTACCTCCGCTGCGCCTGGGACATGACCAAAGACATAACCGGCGAGGGGATGGTCTTCGCCCGCACCGGCACGGTGGGCACGCAACGATATCCGATTCTCTGGGCGGGCGACCACAGCGCCTGGTTCCAGGGAATGCAGGAAGCGTTCAATGCGATGATGAACGCCGGCCTTTCCGGCTATGCCTGGACCAGCTTTGACATCGGCGGCCTCTACGGCGATCTCGACAAGGAAACGTATGTACGCATGGCCCAGATGGGAGCATTTTGCCCGATCATGCAGGTCCATGGCCAGGGCCGCCGGGAGCCTTACGACTTTGGCGATTACGGCGAGCAGGCCACCGAGGTGTTCAATCGGTATGCCACGTGGTACATGCGGCTCAAGCCATATCGGATCGCTGCCGGCCGGGAGGCCTGCGAAACCGGCGTGCCGATCATCAGGCCACTGTGGATGGACCACCCCGATGATCCCGAGTGTTACGAGGCCGAGTACGAGTACTTGTTCGGTCCGGACGTGCTCGTAGCTCCGATTGTGTCATACAACCATACGCGTAAAGTGTATCTGCCGCGCGGGCAGTGGATCGACTGGTGGACAGGTGAGCGTATCGTGGGGGGACGTTACCTGCGCGTGACCATGCCGCTGGAACAGGTGCCGCTCTACGTTAAGCCGGGCTCGTTGGTACTGCGTCTCAGCCCCGGTTCGGGCGGCGGCAATGAGAAGTCGGAATAG
- a CDS encoding HAD family hydrolase, translating to MTGPAGRGIIFAMVAYVEKDYQRVVPATGPTRFLPGTSIEIIREVRRDQPIEHVLFDFDGTLSLIREGWPEVMVPMMVEVLRATGTAESPQTLYRLAHEFVMELNGKQTIYQMIRLAEEVRRRGGTPLEPAEYKRMYHDRLMDRIRWRREALADGRMPPEDMVVPGAFELLGRLRDRGLRLYLASGTDEHYVKEEVRLLRLDPYFGEHVYGAIDDYKSFSKAKVIERILETNRVQGERLLGFGDGYVEIQNVKAVGGTAVAVASDEANRSGKPDPWKRDRLIGVGADVVIPDFRECDPLLAYLWGDAATAG from the coding sequence ATGACAGGGCCCGCGGGCCGAGGTATTATCTTCGCGATGGTCGCCTACGTGGAGAAAGACTACCAGCGCGTGGTGCCGGCCACGGGGCCGACGCGGTTTCTGCCCGGGACCAGCATTGAGATCATCCGCGAGGTGCGGCGCGATCAGCCGATCGAGCACGTGCTGTTCGATTTCGACGGAACGTTGAGCCTCATCCGCGAGGGCTGGCCCGAGGTGATGGTGCCAATGATGGTGGAGGTGCTCCGGGCCACCGGCACCGCCGAGTCGCCCCAGACGCTCTACAGGCTCGCCCACGAGTTCGTGATGGAACTCAACGGCAAGCAGACCATCTACCAGATGATCCGGCTCGCCGAAGAGGTCCGTCGTCGCGGCGGCACGCCGCTGGAGCCGGCGGAGTACAAGCGGATGTACCACGATCGGCTCATGGACCGGATCCGCTGGCGCCGCGAGGCTCTCGCCGACGGCCGGATGCCGCCGGAAGACATGGTCGTTCCGGGGGCATTCGAGCTACTCGGGCGGCTACGCGATCGCGGCCTGCGCCTGTACCTCGCCAGCGGGACGGACGAGCACTATGTAAAAGAGGAAGTCCGCCTGCTGCGGCTCGACCCGTACTTCGGCGAGCACGTGTACGGGGCGATCGACGACTACAAGTCGTTCTCGAAGGCGAAAGTGATCGAACGGATCCTCGAGACCAACCGCGTGCAAGGCGAGCGGCTGCTGGGCTTCGGCGACGGCTACGTGGAGATCCAGAACGTCAAGGCCGTCGGCGGGACGGCGGTGGCCGTCGCCAGCGACGAGGCCAACCGCAGCGGCAAGCCCGACCCATGGAAGCGCGACCGACTGATCGGCGTGGGGGCGGACGTGGTGATCCCCGACTTTCGCGAGTGTGATCCGCTGCTGGCGTACCTGTGGGGCGATGCGGCGACCGCAGGATAG
- a CDS encoding PfkB family carbohydrate kinase, with amino-acid sequence MNAANLSQERLAELIDRFPRQRVAVLGDFFLDKYLDIDPRIADVSVESGKTAHQVVDVRTSPGAAGTVMINLASLGAGRLHAIGLTGDDGEGYDLRKALTALGCTHNHLHMGADRHTPQYLKPRDITDLSLTGEHPRFDTKNRTPTPPDLQRRIMASIDALLPEIDALVVMDQIEMDECGVVTTPVREMLAERARRFPKVVFWADSRRRIRQYRNVIIKSNQFEASGWPTWLPDDEVPMEELLAAAKRLREQNGVPVFVTRGARGMLVSDPWTEVAGVRLDGEIDPTGAGDSASAGCVLALCAGATPPEAALIGNLVASITVQQLGTTGTVRRDQLPDRLALWQKQQGYS; translated from the coding sequence ATGAACGCAGCGAACCTGAGCCAGGAACGTCTCGCGGAGCTGATCGACCGCTTTCCCCGGCAGCGCGTCGCCGTGCTGGGGGACTTTTTCCTCGACAAGTACCTCGACATCGATCCGCGAATCGCCGACGTCAGCGTCGAGAGCGGCAAGACGGCTCACCAGGTGGTCGACGTCCGCACCAGCCCCGGTGCCGCCGGCACCGTGATGATCAACCTCGCCTCGCTCGGAGCGGGCCGGCTCCACGCCATCGGCCTGACCGGCGACGACGGCGAGGGGTACGACCTGAGGAAGGCCCTGACGGCCCTGGGCTGCACGCACAACCACCTGCACATGGGGGCCGACCGACACACGCCGCAGTACCTCAAACCGCGCGACATCACGGACCTCAGTCTGACGGGAGAGCACCCCCGTTTCGACACGAAAAACCGTACGCCGACGCCCCCCGACCTGCAGCGGCGGATCATGGCGTCGATCGACGCTCTGCTGCCCGAGATCGACGCCCTCGTGGTGATGGACCAGATCGAAATGGATGAATGCGGCGTGGTGACGACGCCGGTGCGGGAGATGCTGGCCGAACGTGCCCGGAGATTCCCGAAGGTGGTCTTCTGGGCCGACAGCCGGCGGCGAATCCGCCAGTACCGCAACGTCATCATCAAGTCAAACCAGTTCGAGGCATCGGGCTGGCCGACTTGGTTGCCCGATGACGAGGTGCCGATGGAGGAGCTTCTTGCGGCGGCCAAGCGGCTCCGGGAGCAGAACGGCGTTCCGGTCTTCGTCACGCGCGGCGCCCGCGGCATGCTCGTGAGCGACCCGTGGACGGAGGTGGCGGGCGTGCGGCTCGACGGGGAAATCGACCCCACCGGGGCCGGTGACAGCGCCTCTGCCGGATGCGTGCTGGCCCTCTGCGCGGGGGCGACGCCGCCCGAGGCCGCACTCATCGGCAACCTCGTCGCCTCGATCA